The genomic stretch TAAACGGAATAAGGTTCTCGGCTACATTTTCACTTTCCAGTTCACCTTTGGTTTTCCCTTTCATTAAGGCTTCGGTTTGCGCAAAAAAGTTGGACATCAACTTTTGGTGATGATCTGGTTTGTCATAATTTGACTGGGCAAAACCTATAAAGTCGCATGGAATGAGTCGGGTTCCTTGATGGATTAGTTGAAAGAAAGCATGCTGACCATTTGTTCCAGGTTGCCCCCAAATAATAGGTCCTGTTTGATAGTCGATTTTCTTCCCATTTCTATCTACACTTTTGCCATTACTTTCCATATTCCCTTGTTGGAAATATGCAGCAAATCGATGCATATTTTGATTGTAGGGAATTATTGCCTCTGATTCACTATTCCAAAAGTTAGTGTACCAAATGCCAATGGCCGCCATTAGTACAGGAGCATTTTCATGAAAACTTGCTGTTGTGAAATGTTTGTCCATTTCAAAAGCTCCTTTAAGTAAGGCTTCAAAATTTTCATATCCTAAACCACAGCAAAGTGAAAGACCGATAGGAGACCAAAGTGAGTACCTTCCTCCAACCCAATCCCAAAAGCCAAACATGTTTTCTATGTCAATACCAAAGTCTTCAACAGCGGTTTGGTTAGTGCTTACAGCCACAAAGTGTTTTGATACATCGGATTGTTTCCCTCCATTTTGCAAAAACCAAACCTTTGCGCTATTGGCATTAGTCATGGTTTCTTGGGTGGTAAAGGTTTTGGAGGCAATTATAAAAAGTGTGGTCTCGGGATTTAGATTTTTAATCTTCTCGAACAAATGAGCTGCATCCACATTAGAGACGAAGTGGCAAGCAATATGATTAATTTGATATGGGCTGAGCGCGTCATATACCATGGATGGTCCAAGACTTGATCCACCGATTCCAATATTTACAATATCCGAGATTTTTTTATCGGAATAACCTTTCCACTCACCACTAATTATCCTTTTTGAAAAGGATTTCATCTTATCACGAAGGGCCTGTACCTCAGGCATAACGTCTACTCTGTCAACTATTATGGGTTGGGCATCAAAATTGCGTAATGCTGTGTGCAAAACGGCACGACCTTCCGTTTCATTGATTTTTTTTCCTTCAAATTGTGCTTTGATAGCTTCGGGCAAACCGCACTCATCAAAGAGTTCTTTTAGGAGTTTTAGCGTTTTTTTGGTGATAATATTCTTAGAGAAGTCAAATAGAATGCCTTCAGCTTCCAAAGAAAATTCCTTGAAACGGATAGAATCATTAAGGAACCAATCGCGCATGTGCTGAGTAGATAACTCAGATTGGTGGTCCTTAAGCTGTTGCCAAACGTTAGTTTGTGTAGGGTTAGTTCTTGGTAGCATAAATAGCACTATTTTCGCAAAAATAGTTTTTGATTGTGAACGGAATCGAAATCATACAGGGATAAATATTATTAAATTTTTTAGAATGAGCAGTACAATTGCTACAGTTAGATTTCCTCGACCGAATAAAGAATCGTTTAGAACCATCCTTTCTAAGCGTGTGAAGGAATATTTTGAGGAGAATGAAATCTCAAGCAAAGCGAATGGAAAAATGGTTATTAAGACCATTGGAATGTTGTCTTTGTATTTTGTTCCTTACATATTAATGTTAACCTTAAACCCTGGTGTTTGGGGTGTTTTGGGGCTCTTTTTTATTATGGGCTTCGGTATGTCAGGTATCGGAATGGGCGTAATGCACGATGCTATCCATGGAGCTTATGCTTCTAACAGACATGTAAATCGTTGGTTGGGCGCAACTATCTATTTGATTAGCGGAAACGCAGCAAACTGGAGAGTGCAACATAATATACTTCACCACACATTTACCAATATAGAAGGAATGGATGAGGATATGGAAAGCTCAGGTCTTATTAGAATGCATCCTTCTCAGGAATGGAAAAAGATGCACAAGTTTCAGGTTTGGTATACTCCTTTAGTGTATGGTATACTTACGTTAAATTGGGTTACGGCAAAAGATTTTAAGCAACTTATAAAATACTACAAGCGTGGTGTAGGTGGTCATTCTGCTGAAAGCATAAAGAAGGAGTGGGTAATTTTGATCTTCACGAAGATTCTTTACTTCACATTATTTATGGCGCTTCCACTTATATTGGTGCCGGTTGCATGGTACTGGATTATTCTGGGATTTGTAATTATGCACGTTACTTCAGGTATCATTTTGAGCTTTGTATTTCAGCTAGCCCACATGGTAGAAGGTGTAGAAAACATGCCTATGCCAGAGAATGGAATGGCCGAAGATGAATGGATGGAGCACCAGTTGAGAACAACAGCAGATTTCGCTAGAGGTAATAAACTTATCAATTGGTACGTAGGTGGATTGAACTATCAAGTGGAGCACCATTTGTTCCCCACTATTTGTCATATTCACTACCCAGCTATTTCTGAAATAGTGAAGAAAACGGCAGCCGAGTTTGACTTGCCGTATAAAGAATATAGAAGATTATCAGATGCATTAGGAGCGCATATGCGCCACCTTGCAGCTATGGCTCAAGAGCCAAAAATGGCTTAGCCATTTACAGCTTCCACGGTACGAATCTGTCCCGGAAGCATTTCTTGTAGTAAGTTCTGGATGCCTTGTTTCAATGTCATAGTTGAAGAAGGGCATCCGGAGCATGCTCCCTGAAGCAGAACTTTCACTGCGCCATCCTCATACTTTAAGAATTTAATGTTACCACCATCTGAAGCTACAGCTGGTTTAACGTACTCATCAAGAAGAGAGGCGATTTTCTTTTCAATTTCCTCCCATTCAGCAGGGTCTTTTTCGTCTGGATGGGCTACGCTGCTTGAGCTTTCTGAAGTTCCAGCTTCAGTGCTGTCTTCAGCTTGAGCCGAATAACTTGCGCTAAGCACTTCATTGCCGTTGGCTAAAAATTCTCTCAGCATTTCACGAACCTCCATGGTTACATCTTCCCACTCTACGATGTCATATTTTGTAATGGCCACATAATTGCCAGAAATGAATACCTCTTTCACAAAAGGGAAGTGGAAAAGTTTTACAGCTAGAGGTGAAGGTTGTGCTTCCTCAATATTTTTGAACTCTACCATATCTTGCTCAATAAGCCTCTTGTTGGCTACAAACTTCAATACAGCAGGGTTTGGAGTCATTTCTCCGTAAATGCTTACTGGCACCTTTTTCATTTCTTCCATGGCAAATAATTTTTGCAAAGATACAAGGCAATAGTTGCATCGAGCATTCTAATTACTTTTGTTTGACAATTCATAAGAATAATCAATAATGGCGATAGTAAAAGAAGTAAACGGCAAGAGACCAACAATGGGTAAGGACTGTTTTATAGCAGAAAATGCAACCCTACTTGGTGATATTCAAATGGGTGATGAGTGCAGTATTTGGTATGGAGCGGTGGTTCGTGGTGACGTGCATTATGTGAAAATGGGAAACAAAGTGAACGTTCAGGATAATGCGACCTTGCATTGTACCTACCAAAAGCATCCTCTTAATATTGGTAATAATGTTTCCATCGGGCACAATGCTATTGCACATGGTTGCACCATTCATGATAATGTACTGATAGGAATGGGCGCGATAGTGATGGATGCTTGTGTTGTAGAAAGCAATTCAATAGTCGCTGCTGGGGCCGTGGTGTTGGAAGGCACACACATTGAATCGGGAAGCATTTATGCAGGAGTGCCTGCCAAAAAAGTAAAGGACATTACCCCTGAGCTAATTTCTGGTGAGATTGACCGTATAGCCAATAACTATGTAATGTATAGTGGTTGGCTTAAATAGGTTACTCTAATACCCTTAGTGCCGTTTCTAAAATATCGTCCTTGCCTTCGGCCATTCGCGCTTCAGTATTGTGTGCTACTACATCAGGGGGGATACCCATTTCTATGTCATAATAGGAATTAGCGTCAATAGGGATAAGTGAGCGAGTTGCCGAGAAGCGGTAGGTCCATCCATTAGGCAATTCGCTATCTACAGGAATTCCACCGCCACCACCGGTTTGATCTCCTATTAAAGTGATATTATCAAATGGATACAATATAGCCGCAAAGGTATTGGTGGCAGAATAGCATCGCCTGTTGATGAGTACGGCTACCTCGCCATCATAGTGAGCGTAGGAGGTGGCTGGTCTTAATGTGTAGCTTAAAGAATTGCCAAAATCATCACGGCCAGGGCCCATTTTCTCAGAGGTGATAAGCACTTGCTTTTCAGAGTCAATTAGACTTTGTGCCAAAATAAAGGCATTATTTAGTACACCTCCTCCGTTATTACGCACATCAAAAATTAGCCCTTTGGTCCCTTTCATATAGTTGATTGCAGCATTCAAATTTTCTACACTAAACCCAGAGGAAAAGCTTTCATAATAAATATACCCTATAGAGTCGATAATGGTGTATTTCAAACCACCTGCAATACGATAGTCATCTTTGAGGTAGTTGCGCTCCAATACTTCGTAATCAAAATTGTCAGGAAATCCCAAGTACCAATTCCAGTTTCTGCTTAGGTTAAATGGTGATACTAAATTCACGTGACCGTCTTCCAGGTCGTAAAGCATACTGTCCATTATGGTAAATAAATCAGTGTTGCTTATATCGTCAGTTACCATTGGTTCGTAGTGGTTTCGGATACTGTCCCAATTGATGTTTTTCAATCCCAAAAAGCTGTATTTCTCATTTATGGTATTCCACAAAATGTCAAAATTTTCTTGAGGGTTATCCGCGGGGTTGTCATCCATCATCATTTTTTCGCATGAAGCGAAAAGTGGAAGCAACAATAGAAGTATATACTTTTTCAAAACTTAAATACGGTTGAGATGGATAATTGATGTGTGGCAATCTGCACCTTGTTTAGTAGGTCTAGTTGAGAGTAATCCCAGTTATAGCTAAGGCGCAGTTGATTCCCGCCTTTCAAAGTCCATATTAGGTCTGCCCTGGAGTCGATTGTATAGTAATCTCCCCAAAAGGCAAATCCCTTGTTGCTAATCTGTTCATTAAGAAAAGGTTTTACATAACCAGGCCGGAGGTAATATGTGCCAAAAGGTAAACCTAGTTGATAGTTAAATGTAAAGTTTTTGCTGAAAAACTCAAATGGCTTTTGCACTGAGATGATAGGTCCAAAGGAAAATAAGCCTGTGTAGTTCACACTACTATTTCCGTAGCGACTGTGTTCGCGATAGTCCCAAGTGTTGTGGGAAAGAATACCAGCAAAAATCGTCCAATCATTTTTGGTGTAAATGCGCCTTGACAGATGATATGTGGCACGACCCAGAATTGTGAGTGTATTTCTATACCCACTTTCAGGGTTTACATCAGGGTATTGTTGACCCGCAAGACCTGCAATGTCAAGCATACTGATCCACTTTTCATTTTGGTAATAATAACCGATGCCAATTCGGCCTAAATTTCCGGAGTAACTAACTGGAGAAAGAGATACATCTTTTACTGTTTCAAAACCATAGCCCAAACTAAAAGGCATGTAGTGGCCTGCGGGCTGAGCTTTGACGATAAGACAGAAAAAGGTAAATGTGAAAGTGAGGAATAATGTCTTCAATTACAGGTGTCTAAGATTATGGCAACGAATATAATCTTAAAATGGAAATCCGAGAAAATGGTTTCGATTAACGGATAACTACAACGGTACCTTGATTCTTAAACTCTTCAATTTCTTGAGATCCTTGAAGGGTTTTTACTTTAGCATAAGCGGCCCACATGTACACTCCCTGTAGTACTTCTTTACCGTCAGCGGTGCCATCCCAAGCAGTGCCTTTTTCCATTGAGTTAGTCTCATAAATAAGGCGCCCCCAGCGATCAAATATTTTCATATTGAATTCGAGCACTTGGCAATTTTCGCCATGCTTTACTTCAAATAGGTCATTAATATTATCTCCATTGGGAGTAAAAGCATTGGGGATAAATACATTACAAAACATTGTACTCCCCGCAGAATTTAGATTGGGAGTTGAAATTCCTTTTTGCGCAGAAGCTTGATTAAAGCTAAGTGTGAGCGTAGTTATAAAGGCGAGTATGTATCCTAGGCGTTTCATAGTATGGTAACAAATATAGACAAATACTCTATAAAAACTGTACCACTGCTTTAAGGACAGGGAGGTACTTATTAAAGGGTGCTTGTGACCTACTTTGCGATGAGTAAGTCAAATTTAATGCAATACGCGGTAGAGCGAATTTTCTATTTTCCACCCTCATCATCTTCCTCTCCAAACAGATCAAACTGAATGCCCGAGTCATCTTCTTTAGTCTCTTTTTCTTCTTTCTGAAAAATTTGCTTCAACTCCTGTTTCTGATTTTTTAAATCCTGATTGATGGACTTGCTAATGTTTTTGCGGTCAAGTGTGATGGAAGGGTCATCCACGGACCCCGTCATTTTGATGTAAATATTAGGATCGTCATCGCCTTCTACTACGGTTAGGTGGCTGTCAAATTCGGATTGCTTCCTTTTTTTCTTCCTGCTATTAAAAAGTACATCAGATAGTTTTAATCTAATAGAATAGTTAATAGTATTGTCAAAACCATGGCTACCCTCTATTCCCATATCCAATACGTTGCTGCTAATGTTCATTTTTGGAATGATGATTTGAGAATTGCGAATACTTATATTGTTTTCAAGTTTGGCAAAATGAACATCACGTAATTCATCAATTGAGGCGAAGTCTGATAGTGCAAGTAGAGGGTCAAAGTTCTTGAGGTTTCCATTCTGAATTTCAAGATTTGAGGTCATCTCGATAGTAGAGATATCAATCTCTAGGGAGGGAGCCATTTTTGAAAGATACTGTACACTTAAGTTAGCTGTGCCATATAAGTTATCAGAGGCAATCACGGTTTGTCCAAAGTTTTTGAAGCTTTCAAATAACTTGTGAATATCTATGCTTTTTCCATTTAAGCTAGCTGCCAATATGTACATCTGCAGGTTTCGCGTGTCGATGGTAAACTGCCCATTATATGATCCGTCATTGGCATTGAGTAAAATGTCTTTTCCTCTTATCACACCACCTTTTACTTGAAGTTGTCCCTGTATTCCTGTCGCATCAAAGTTTTCAAAATGAAATTTATCCACTTTAAGGTCTAAATCAAGGTCTAGGTTTTTTACAAAGCTCACATCATAGTCATCGTCTGCATTTTTTGATTTGCTTGTTCCCAAAAGGAAGTCTTCCATATTTAGCTCTTTGGAGCGAACACGGGTGTCTATGCGTAATCGTTGATCTTTGAAGTAAATGAAGTTTAACACGTTGGCAAATGTTCCTTCCAGAAATATATCAGACTGCCCCGTTTTGAACGAGAAGCTATTTACCCGAAGGTCATTGCCCGCAAATGCAAGGTTTCCATTTAGGTTTTCAATTTTTTTGTCCGCACCTTTAAAAGCGAAAGAAATATTTTCCAGACCCAATTTTCCGCTGGCTTTTGCCCGTTTCAGTTCTTCTGGTTTTATGTTGGTCAATGATTTGAATTTGTTTTCAAAATGGAGATCAACAATGGCCTTTCCTGAAGCTTCCGTAATAGTGTCAATAGGAACAAAAATCAACCATTCGCTAATGTCCAGGTCGCTTTTTAAGTTGAGAATAATTCCTGGTTGAGTAAGATCATTTATGTCTAGTGTTCCTGATATTTTTCCGGTTTTACCTTCTGCTGAAAATTCAGAAATATGTAGATGATCTCTATTGTTTTTCAGGGTGTAAACCCCACGAGAATTAACTTTCGAAATGCTGCTTTTTTGAATTCCTGTTAAGAGGGCATCTTTGGTGCTAAAGGCCACATTTAGATGTGGTTTTTGGTTAGTTTCAAAAATTCCGGTAAAATCTACACTACCTCGCCCTGTGATTGTGATAGTAGGGTGTGAATACCATGATTGTTGTTTTGTTAAAGCTTGTAATTCTTTTAAGTTCCCATTGCTTAAAGAAGCTTTTATGGTAGTTTTTTCTTCAACTATGGACGTGCTAAAGCTTATGTTTTGGTTGTCAAGTTTTAGAACTCCATTGGTAATGCTGAGGCTTTGTTCGGAGCTATCTAGATTTCCCGATAAGGTGAAATAAGGGCGTGCATTTAACTGACTTATGTAGGTGCTATCATTGTAAGATAGAGAGTGAATTTTAAGCTCACCTTCATTGGTAATGCTAAAATTTTTTGGTGTGAAAGTTCCTTTTAGTGTTAGCGAAGAAATATGACCGCGCGTTACTAGGTTTGCAGATCCTTCAGTTTGCAGAGCTTTAAAGTTTTTGAAATTTACTTGCTCAAGTGTAAAGACAGAAGACGAACTGCTGGAGGTGTCTTTTTTCCAAATTTCATAATTAGGCTTTCCATTTGCCGGTCGTAAAATATGTAGAGTACCATCACTAAGTGAAATTTGGCGTATGCTTAAATCATCAGAAATAGCATTCCAGAGATCAAACTCAAAGTACATTTCTTTGGCATAAAGTAAGGTGTCTTGCTCGCTGGCCTGAGCTCCCCTGCAGTATACATTTGTGAATTTAAGCGAAGCATAAGGGAATTTGCGAAGCGAGACGTCAATGTCTTCTACATCAACAGGCACATCCAAAAGCTTATTGGCCTCTGTTAGCACGACAGATTGAATTCTATCGCGATTAGCATAAAGCACAGCAGCGAAGGCAATAATTAAAAGAAGAAAAAGGCCCAGGGCCCAAATAAGAAGACGAAAAATCTTTTTCTTCATGAGTAAAGTAAATGCTTGTTTAAATAGTGAACGTTGAGAGTTGGAAGTAAGTTTATTTTAGATGAATTAAAAAAGCCTCCATGTGTGTGGAGGCTTGTAAAAATGAACTGGCAACTCGATTAACCTTTGTTAACTGAGTAACCATGTTTTTTAAGAAACTCAATTTTTTCAGCAATCACCTTTTTAGAACGCTTCTTCATTTCTTTCTCAATTCCCTTAGTCAATCCATCCAATTCTTCTTCGGATAGTTTTCCTAAAAATTGACTTGCAAACAACGCCTTTAGGGTTTTATTGTTATTCTGATTTTCTCTAATGGTGCTGACTAAAACACCAGGGGTTACTTTTCCTTTTGCCATTTGTGTGTGATTTTAAAAACTAATTGTAATTCTTCTTAACAAAAATAGTACAATAAATTTAAGATAAAATCTACTAACTATTTCATCCTTAAAAAGTTCACTTCTTTTGGACTTAGTTTTCTCCACTGTCCTCTATTCAAAGTCTTCTTTGTTAATCCTGCAAAGTACACTCTATCAAGCTTTACCACCTCATATCCAAGGTGTTCAAATATTCTTCTTACAATTCTATTACGTCCACTATGAAGAGTTACCCCTACGTTATGGTGCCCTTTTCCTTCGATGAATGAAATCTCATCAACCTGAATTGGGCCATCTTCTAGTGTTAATCCAGACTGAATTTTAGAGAAGTCTGCATTAGTAAGTTTGTTATCCAGAGTTACTTGATAGATTTTTCGAGCACCACTTGAAGGGTGCATTAAAGTGGCCGCCATGTCACCATCATTGGTAAACAAAAGCACTCCGGTAGTTTTTCGGTCAAGTCTTCCTACTGGGTAAAGTCTCTCTGGGCCCGCGTTTGCGATAAGCTCCATTACGGTTTTACGCGCGTGAGGGTCATCCATAGTGGTGATAAAACCTTTTGGTTTATTGAGCACTAGGTATACTTTCTTCTCTTCACGAAGCATTTCGCCATTAAAGCTTACTTCGTCACCAGGCTTCACTTTGTAGCCCATTTCGGTCACTACTTTGCCGTTTACTTCTACGGTTCCAGCTTTTATTAGGTTGTCAGCTTCACGTCTGGAAGCAACACCAGCAGTAGCTAGATATTTATTGAGGCGAATAAGATCGGAACCTTCGCCTGCTGGCTTGGGAGCAGCTGGTGCTTGTGGCTTTGTATTTTTACGTGGCTTGCTAAAGCGTGGCTTTTTTGCACTGTCCGGGCGTGAATTTGTTTTACGTCCTGGCCCTTTCTTTCCTCTGTTCATCGATCAATAAAATTTTCGCAAAAGTACAGAGAATTAGCACGCAAGGTCAAGGGTAGAATGCTTCAGGAATATGTTCGAGTAAAAACTTGGGTTCAATGACAATTGAAATGATGTCGAAGCGTGTGTCTTTGTTGGTGGGAAAAAGCTCCAAATAGCGATTGGCGGCACGTATCAGGTGTTTTTGTTTCGCTTTGCTCACGAATTCTTCCGGGCTTCCAAAGGCATCATTGCTTCTGGTTTTTACCTCTACCATCACAATCCACTCATCATTTTCGGCAATTATGTCTATTTCAGCTTTCACAAAACGCCAATTACGCTCCTTTATCCGGTAGCCCTTTTTTATTAAAAAGTTTACCGCTTCATCTTCACCTCGTGCTCCAAGTTCGTTGTGATCAGCCATAGGCTAAAAGTACAAACTTGAATTTTCTGAAACATTAAGCTTTACTTCTCTGCCCATTATCAAAGAGCGGTTATCTGCTACATGACCAGCCGGAAAACCAAAGCAAACTGGAAAATCATATTCAGCAAAGTGATCTCGGATTATCTCATCAGCTGTTTTTCCAAAAGGAATAGTGTTGTCATTCATGTCGCTCATGCCGCCAACAATCACTCCAGCTAAATTTTCAAAATACCCGTTTCGCTTCAGGTTGTACATCATCCTATCAATATGATATAGATACTCATCTAGGTCTTCTATAAATAAAATAGCCCCCTCAGTTTGCAAAGCTGTGTTTGATCCGGTTTGGCTGTAAAGCATGGATAGGTTTCCACCATTAAGTTTTCCTTCAGCTACACCTTTCTTATTATAAGGATGTGATTCGAAATTATATGCAAGAGATTTCCCCATAAGAGCGTCAAACAAACCATCCAGAGCTTCGGGCGTGTTGGTGGTAAAGTTTACCGGCATGGTGCTGTGCAAAGATTCGACACCAAGATTACAAAGCTTATTGTGTAAAACAGTTACATCACTGTATCCACAAATCCACTTTGGAGAATTTGCAAATCGACTAAAATCTACTTTGTCAATAATGCGCACTGTGCCATAACCACCGCGAGCGCATAGTATAGCTTTCACTTTAGGATTGTCCATGCAGTCCTGTAAGTCTTCGGCTCTTTGGGTATCGCTTCCGCTAAATTGATTTTCTTCTTCAAACAAATTTTTGCCAAAAAGAACCTTGAATCCGCGTTTGGTTATTTCCGCTACAGCGGGCTCCAATTCTTCTCTCGAAATTTTGCGAGCGGTAGATATTATGGCAATGGTATCGCCTGATTTTAATGCAGGAGGTGTGATCAACGGCTAGCGTTTTCTAATTTTCTACGATACTGCTGGATGGTGTTTTCCAAACCAAAATATAGCGCGTCAGAAATCAAAGCATGACCTATAGATACTTCTAACAGTCCGGGCACATTTGCTGCGAAGTACTCCAGATTTTCTAAACTCAAATCATGACCAGCATTAACACCAAGACCTAAACTGTTGGCGATTTCTGCCGCATAGGTATAGGGTGCTACAGCGTTTTCAGGGTCTCGGCTATAGCCATTGGCGTAGTCTTCAGTATAAAGTTCTATTCTATCAGCGCCCAAATCTGCAGCGCCTTGAATATAATCTTCGTTGCACTCAATAAATAAGGATACACGAATGTCATTTTCTTTAAAAGTAGCGATTACGTCTTTCAGCATTTCTGCATGAGCGATTGTGTCCCAGCCTGCATTGGAGGTAAGTACATCGGGCCCATCGGGAACTAAAGTTACCTGTGTAGGTTTATTATCAAGTACTAACTTGATGAAGTCTTCGGATGGGTAACCCTCAATGTTGTACTCGGTGGTTACAATTTTTTTAAGGTCATATACGTCATTATAACGTATGTGTCTTTCGTCAGGTCGGGGGTGAATGGTGATGCCTTGTGCTCCAAAGGATTCACAATCGGTGGCAACCTGTACCAGGTTTGGCACATCGCCTCCACGTGCATTCCGCAGGGTGGCGATTTTATTGATATTTACGCTCAGTTTTGTCATACCGAGCAAATATAAAACCTTAGTTTTGCCTATGTATATGAAGGTAGAAAAACATTTATTGAACGACTTGAAACCACTGAATCAGAGTGAGAAAGTGGTAGATATATTAGATGCCATGGAGGAGCTTAAGTTTTCGCACCTTCCTGTGGTGGATGATGAGCGTTTGTATTTGGGAGTGATTTGTGAAGATGATCTTCTCGAAGTTTCAAATGAAGACGATACCTTGGCTAAGCACCTTCGCTTGCTAAAGGCTTACCGTATAAGTTCGGATGCTGATATGTTTGAAGCCATAAGGATAATAGGTGAAGGCAATCTCAGTTTGCTGCCGGTGGTAGACGCCAAAAATAACTATCGAGGATATATTGCTACTTCAGAGCTTTTGCAGGATGTGGGCCGTGAGTTGACATTTAAAGAGCCTGGTGGAGTACTTGTTTTAAGCATTCCTGTTCGCGATTATCAGCTTACGCAAATAGCTCAAATTGTAGAGTCAGAAGATGCTAAGGTTATTGGGTTTCACCTTTCGGAAGACACTGAGCAGGAAAAGCTTTTGGTGGCGTTAAAAATCAATCAGACAGATTTGGATAGAATCGTAAAATCGTTTCAGCGATATAATTATAATGTAGTCGAAGTTTTCCATCAAAGCCTTTTTGATGATTCTCTGGAAGATCGCTATCAGTCATTTATGAAGTACCTAAATATTTGATAAATGAAGGTTGCTGTTTTTGGAAAAGTGATCAATGCGGAAACTAAGCCGTTTATAGAAAATCTTTATCAGGAGCTTCTGAATATCGGTGCTGAAATTTGTGTGTTCCGAAAGTTGAATCAGTTCATTCAGGAGCATTGCGATATTGATATTCAGTTTGATGAATTTAACTCTCATCAAGATATTCTCGATTACAATCCTGACTTTTTAATTA from Owenweeksia hongkongensis DSM 17368 encodes the following:
- the pgi gene encoding glucose-6-phosphate isomerase, with product MLPRTNPTQTNVWQQLKDHQSELSTQHMRDWFLNDSIRFKEFSLEAEGILFDFSKNIITKKTLKLLKELFDECGLPEAIKAQFEGKKINETEGRAVLHTALRNFDAQPIIVDRVDVMPEVQALRDKMKSFSKRIISGEWKGYSDKKISDIVNIGIGGSSLGPSMVYDALSPYQINHIACHFVSNVDAAHLFEKIKNLNPETTLFIIASKTFTTQETMTNANSAKVWFLQNGGKQSDVSKHFVAVSTNQTAVEDFGIDIENMFGFWDWVGGRYSLWSPIGLSLCCGLGYENFEALLKGAFEMDKHFTTASFHENAPVLMAAIGIWYTNFWNSESEAIIPYNQNMHRFAAYFQQGNMESNGKSVDRNGKKIDYQTGPIIWGQPGTNGQHAFFQLIHQGTRLIPCDFIGFAQSNYDKPDHHQKLMSNFFAQTEALMKGKTKGELESENVAENLIPFKVFDGNKPTTSIVAPKLTPESLGKLIACYEHKIFTQGVIWNIFSFDQWGVELGKSLAKSILPKLKDESPLTIHDSSTAGLINYFRNNQ
- a CDS encoding fatty acid desaturase family protein; amino-acid sequence: MSSTIATVRFPRPNKESFRTILSKRVKEYFEENEISSKANGKMVIKTIGMLSLYFVPYILMLTLNPGVWGVLGLFFIMGFGMSGIGMGVMHDAIHGAYASNRHVNRWLGATIYLISGNAANWRVQHNILHHTFTNIEGMDEDMESSGLIRMHPSQEWKKMHKFQVWYTPLVYGILTLNWVTAKDFKQLIKYYKRGVGGHSAESIKKEWVILIFTKILYFTLFMALPLILVPVAWYWIILGFVIMHVTSGIILSFVFQLAHMVEGVENMPMPENGMAEDEWMEHQLRTTADFARGNKLINWYVGGLNYQVEHHLFPTICHIHYPAISEIVKKTAAEFDLPYKEYRRLSDALGAHMRHLAAMAQEPKMA
- a CDS encoding NifU family protein, which translates into the protein MEEMKKVPVSIYGEMTPNPAVLKFVANKRLIEQDMVEFKNIEEAQPSPLAVKLFHFPFVKEVFISGNYVAITKYDIVEWEDVTMEVREMLREFLANGNEVLSASYSAQAEDSTEAGTSESSSSVAHPDEKDPAEWEEIEKKIASLLDEYVKPAVASDGGNIKFLKYEDGAVKVLLQGACSGCPSSTMTLKQGIQNLLQEMLPGQIRTVEAVNG
- a CDS encoding gamma carbonic anhydrase family protein — protein: MAIVKEVNGKRPTMGKDCFIAENATLLGDIQMGDECSIWYGAVVRGDVHYVKMGNKVNVQDNATLHCTYQKHPLNIGNNVSIGHNAIAHGCTIHDNVLIGMGAIVMDACVVESNSIVAAGAVVLEGTHIESGSIYAGVPAKKVKDITPELISGEIDRIANNYVMYSGWLK
- a CDS encoding S41 family peptidase gives rise to the protein MKKYILLLLLPLFASCEKMMMDDNPADNPQENFDILWNTINEKYSFLGLKNINWDSIRNHYEPMVTDDISNTDLFTIMDSMLYDLEDGHVNLVSPFNLSRNWNWYLGFPDNFDYEVLERNYLKDDYRIAGGLKYTIIDSIGYIYYESFSSGFSVENLNAAINYMKGTKGLIFDVRNNGGGVLNNAFILAQSLIDSEKQVLITSEKMGPGRDDFGNSLSYTLRPATSYAHYDGEVAVLINRRCYSATNTFAAILYPFDNITLIGDQTGGGGGIPVDSELPNGWTYRFSATRSLIPIDANSYYDIEMGIPPDVVAHNTEARMAEGKDDILETALRVLE
- a CDS encoding T9SS type B sorting domain-containing protein, whose amino-acid sequence is MKRLGYILAFITTLTLSFNQASAQKGISTPNLNSAGSTMFCNVFIPNAFTPNGDNINDLFEVKHGENCQVLEFNMKIFDRWGRLIYETNSMEKGTAWDGTADGKEVLQGVYMWAAYAKVKTLQGSQEIEEFKNQGTVVVIR
- a CDS encoding AsmA-like C-terminal region-containing protein, which encodes MKKKIFRLLIWALGLFLLLIIAFAAVLYANRDRIQSVVLTEANKLLDVPVDVEDIDVSLRKFPYASLKFTNVYCRGAQASEQDTLLYAKEMYFEFDLWNAISDDLSIRQISLSDGTLHILRPANGKPNYEIWKKDTSSSSSSVFTLEQVNFKNFKALQTEGSANLVTRGHISSLTLKGTFTPKNFSITNEGELKIHSLSYNDSTYISQLNARPYFTLSGNLDSSEQSLSITNGVLKLDNQNISFSTSIVEEKTTIKASLSNGNLKELQALTKQQSWYSHPTITITGRGSVDFTGIFETNQKPHLNVAFSTKDALLTGIQKSSISKVNSRGVYTLKNNRDHLHISEFSAEGKTGKISGTLDINDLTQPGIILNLKSDLDISEWLIFVPIDTITEASGKAIVDLHFENKFKSLTNIKPEELKRAKASGKLGLENISFAFKGADKKIENLNGNLAFAGNDLRVNSFSFKTGQSDIFLEGTFANVLNFIYFKDQRLRIDTRVRSKELNMEDFLLGTSKSKNADDDYDVSFVKNLDLDLDLKVDKFHFENFDATGIQGQLQVKGGVIRGKDILLNANDGSYNGQFTIDTRNLQMYILAASLNGKSIDIHKLFESFKNFGQTVIASDNLYGTANLSVQYLSKMAPSLEIDISTIEMTSNLEIQNGNLKNFDPLLALSDFASIDELRDVHFAKLENNISIRNSQIIIPKMNISSNVLDMGIEGSHGFDNTINYSIRLKLSDVLFNSRKKKRKQSEFDSHLTVVEGDDDPNIYIKMTGSVDDPSITLDRKNISKSINQDLKNQKQELKQIFQKEEKETKEDDSGIQFDLFGEEDDEGGK